Proteins encoded within one genomic window of Dyadobacter chenhuakuii:
- a CDS encoding YidH family protein, with amino-acid sequence MSLEENNNLSPFKPNDHLANERTYLAWVRTGIGIMAFGFVVVKFSLFVKQIGFVLQTQVSTPSHRYSSMIGIILVAMGTLAILFAFLQYRKTEEQLKSGHYKPTTLLTTLLTGVIFLISILLIAYLLESSL; translated from the coding sequence ATGAGCTTAGAAGAAAACAATAACCTATCCCCATTCAAGCCTAATGATCATCTGGCCAATGAAAGGACTTATTTGGCCTGGGTTAGGACTGGAATTGGGATTATGGCCTTTGGCTTCGTAGTTGTTAAATTTTCATTGTTTGTAAAACAGATCGGCTTTGTACTGCAAACGCAAGTCTCCACACCCTCGCATCGATATTCATCCATGATCGGCATTATTCTTGTCGCCATGGGCACACTGGCTATCCTATTCGCTTTTTTACAGTACAGAAAGACGGAAGAACAGCTTAAAAGCGGGCATTATAAACCCACGACTTTATTGACCACTCTTCTAACCGGAGTCATTTTCCTAATCAGTATTTTATTGATTGCTTATCTTTTGGAAAGCTCCCTTTGA
- a CDS encoding dihydrofolate reductase family protein — MRKLILYISCSLDGYIAKPGDDLDFLSLVQKEGEDYGYKEFATSVDTVILGRKTYDWVKNSGFDFPHRDKACYVLTSQNMPKDGNIIFYKGDLTSLIRDLKASQGKNIFCDGGSEIVNQLLKDKQLDEMILSIIPILVGNGVRLFKDFRPEQMVELQSSKHFDTGLVQLHYLMK, encoded by the coding sequence ATGCGTAAGCTGATACTTTATATCTCATGCTCCCTAGACGGATACATTGCAAAACCCGGAGATGACCTGGACTTTCTAAGCCTCGTCCAGAAAGAGGGCGAAGATTATGGTTACAAGGAATTTGCAACGAGTGTTGACACAGTAATTCTTGGCCGAAAAACATATGATTGGGTCAAAAACTCTGGTTTTGACTTTCCGCATCGCGACAAAGCCTGCTATGTACTTACGAGCCAGAATATGCCAAAAGATGGAAATATCATCTTTTATAAAGGTGATTTGACCTCACTCATACGTGATTTAAAAGCGAGCCAAGGGAAGAATATCTTTTGCGATGGCGGCTCGGAGATTGTCAATCAGCTGCTAAAAGACAAACAGCTGGATGAAATGATATTGTCAATCATCCCTATCCTGGTTGGGAATGGTGTGCGGCTATTTAAAGACTTCCGTCCGGAGCAAATGGTTGAGCTCCAATCATCCAAGCACTTTGATACCGGGCTTGTCCAGCTTCATTATTTGATGAAATAA
- a CDS encoding GrpB family protein, whose product MKSSKIIAGNNNCLQIVPYRPEWPIQFKQIATLLKDATNAWDTSIYHIGSTAVGSHGLSLLRRVIYKLLLHAW is encoded by the coding sequence GTGAAGAGCAGTAAAATTATAGCAGGTAATAACAATTGCCTTCAAATAGTTCCTTATCGGCCGGAGTGGCCAATACAGTTTAAGCAGATTGCAACCTTGCTAAAAGATGCAACTAACGCCTGGGATACCAGCATTTATCATATCGGATCAACGGCTGTCGGCAGCCATGGCTTATCTTTGTTAAGGAGGGTTATTTACAAATTATTACTGCATGCCTGGTAA
- a CDS encoding thioredoxin family protein, whose protein sequence is MSKSIFYHAGCPVCVSAEQDILNLIGADQVEVVNIGEDRSRLSEAESAGIKSVPALVTPNGNVLHINFGASLEDVKG, encoded by the coding sequence ATGAGCAAGTCAATTTTCTATCACGCAGGTTGCCCGGTATGTGTCAGTGCAGAGCAGGACATTCTTAATTTAATCGGAGCAGATCAGGTTGAAGTTGTAAATATCGGGGAAGACCGCAGCCGTCTCAGCGAAGCAGAAAGTGCAGGGATTAAATCGGTTCCCGCTCTGGTTACGCCAAACGGCAATGTACTGCACATCAATTTCGGCGCATCGCTGGAAGATGTTAAAGGTTGA
- a CDS encoding dihydrodipicolinate synthase family protein has translation MKNVPFKGIIAYPITPFDENESVDLPLFKTLVERLVASGSHGIAPLGSTGVLPYLTDQEKEAITEATIQQVAGRVPTLVGVSNLTTERTIHHAKFAEKAGATAVMIIPMSYWKLTDDEIVNHYDAVASKISIPIMAYNNPATGGVDMSPTLLKRLLEIPNVTMIKESTGDVQRMHLLKRELGDDVAFYNGSNPLALAAFAAGAEGWCTAAPNLIPELNLSLYDAIQNNDLASAQILFLEQLNLLRFIVAKGLPRAIQAGLTILGENAGHLRAPLQPLTETEITELGHILETTKVAFD, from the coding sequence ATGAAAAATGTTCCATTCAAGGGGATCATCGCATACCCTATTACGCCATTTGACGAAAATGAAAGCGTAGATCTGCCCCTGTTCAAGACACTGGTTGAACGCCTCGTTGCATCCGGTTCGCACGGCATAGCGCCACTGGGAAGCACTGGCGTGCTGCCATACCTTACAGATCAGGAAAAAGAGGCCATTACCGAGGCAACGATCCAGCAAGTGGCCGGCCGCGTGCCGACTTTGGTCGGTGTGTCCAACCTTACCACCGAGCGGACGATTCATCATGCCAAGTTTGCCGAAAAAGCAGGCGCAACTGCGGTCATGATCATTCCAATGAGTTACTGGAAACTGACCGATGATGAGATCGTCAACCATTATGATGCCGTCGCGTCCAAAATCTCTATTCCCATCATGGCATACAACAACCCGGCAACGGGCGGCGTCGATATGTCGCCTACCCTTTTGAAACGGTTGCTGGAAATTCCCAATGTAACCATGATCAAAGAAAGCACGGGTGATGTGCAGCGCATGCATTTGCTAAAAAGAGAACTGGGCGATGATGTGGCATTTTACAATGGCTCCAACCCGCTGGCGCTCGCCGCTTTTGCCGCAGGCGCCGAAGGATGGTGCACCGCCGCACCCAACCTGATCCCCGAACTCAACCTGAGTCTATACGACGCAATTCAAAACAATGATCTGGCATCAGCTCAAATTCTTTTTCTCGAACAACTCAATCTGCTCAGGTTCATTGTAGCCAAAGGCTTGCCCCGGGCAATTCAAGCAGGGCTCACAATTCTTGGAGAAAACGCAGGACATTTGCGAGCGCCGTTGCAACCGCTTACCGAAACTGAAATCACAGAACTCGGGCATATTCTGGAAACCACGAAAGTGGCTTTTGACTGA
- a CDS encoding helix-turn-helix domain-containing protein, with the protein MEVKTHLLHPALHEYVLNILTVDLTLMDGISEVVTPFPPSPFQSLMFYCNDPVSMGRPGSANFEVQPLVLLTGPQLSRVNVKVHKRLRSVRVDFLPGAMYRILNVPMHELADGGYDALDFFDAEMQSVNERLQNIGTIEEGKNIVEEFLLKRVVGLRKALPFDAAIRALLATNGAMSIEKTASLSCLSLKQFERICKERIGMNPKFYARILKFSKAYRLREDFPQISWLQIAHEAGYFDQMHMIRDFKIFAGVNPSVIEQELRSTPLRMQKDMRY; encoded by the coding sequence ATGGAAGTAAAAACACACTTACTGCACCCGGCTCTCCATGAATATGTACTTAACATATTGACGGTAGATTTGACGCTGATGGATGGAATTAGTGAGGTGGTGACACCCTTTCCGCCTTCGCCTTTTCAATCATTAATGTTTTATTGCAATGATCCTGTATCGATGGGCCGTCCCGGGTCAGCGAATTTTGAAGTGCAGCCACTTGTCTTGCTTACCGGGCCCCAGCTTTCCCGGGTAAATGTGAAAGTGCATAAACGTCTCAGGTCGGTACGCGTTGACTTTCTGCCGGGCGCCATGTACCGCATCTTGAACGTTCCCATGCACGAGTTGGCTGACGGCGGCTATGATGCACTGGACTTTTTTGATGCCGAAATGCAAAGCGTCAACGAACGCTTACAAAATATAGGCACCATAGAGGAAGGTAAAAATATAGTCGAAGAATTTCTTTTAAAAAGGGTAGTCGGTCTCAGAAAGGCGTTGCCCTTTGATGCTGCCATTCGCGCGCTCTTGGCAACCAATGGTGCCATGTCTATTGAGAAGACGGCGTCACTTTCCTGTCTGAGCTTAAAACAATTTGAAAGGATCTGTAAAGAAAGAATAGGCATGAACCCGAAATTCTATGCCCGCATTTTAAAATTCTCCAAAGCATACAGGCTTCGGGAAGATTTCCCCCAAATCAGCTGGTTACAAATAGCGCACGAAGCAGGATACTTTGATCAAATGCACATGATCAGGGACTTCAAGATTTTTGCGGGGGTAAATCCTTCTGTTATAGAGCAAGAACTGCGTTCAACCCCGCTGCGTATGCAAAAGGACATGCGTTACTGA
- a CDS encoding hexameric tyrosine-coordinated heme protein, with translation MADPIQLVPGNSLITPTAEEGRQLAIKMARLIIKATQPDAAVREKLRSIYAQDATMLVLIGQTVATEFATIAAANSYWKK, from the coding sequence ATGGCCGATCCAATTCAACTAGTGCCCGGTAATTCACTCATTACCCCTACTGCCGAAGAAGGCAGACAGCTTGCAATCAAAATGGCAAGACTCATCATTAAAGCCACACAGCCAGATGCAGCTGTCCGGGAAAAACTTAGGTCTATATACGCTCAGGATGCAACAATGCTCGTTTTGATTGGACAAACTGTTGCCACCGAATTTGCCACAATTGCAGCAGCTAATAGTTACTGGAAAAAATGA
- a CDS encoding GNAT family N-acetyltransferase, with amino-acid sequence MHFQILPLSESDFTEVTSIWEASVRASHHFLSEADIQFYKPLILNGYLPILSLFRIRAASGGIAGFIGVAERRIEMLFVQPDNFGNGIGKALCRFAVQELGAWEVDVNEDNQEALKFYIKMGFKIVGRSPLDPSGKPFPILHLKANAG; translated from the coding sequence ATGCATTTCCAGATCTTACCGCTATCCGAAAGTGACTTCACCGAAGTGACTTCTATTTGGGAAGCGTCGGTGCGTGCCAGCCATCATTTCCTTTCAGAAGCCGACATTCAGTTTTACAAACCATTGATATTGAACGGATATTTACCGATTCTTAGTCTGTTCCGCATTCGTGCTGCATCCGGCGGCATTGCTGGCTTTATTGGGGTTGCAGAACGTAGAATAGAAATGCTTTTTGTGCAGCCGGATAATTTCGGAAATGGCATCGGCAAGGCACTATGCCGATTCGCAGTTCAAGAGCTAGGTGCCTGGGAAGTTGATGTCAATGAGGACAATCAGGAAGCTCTGAAATTCTACATAAAAATGGGCTTTAAGATTGTAGGACGTTCTCCACTTGACCCTAGCGGAAAGCCTTTTCCCATACTGCATTTGAAGGCTAACGCCGGCTGA
- the pdxR gene encoding MocR-like pyridoxine biosynthesis transcription factor PdxR, translating to MLRPWKLEIRIDHKSQKPVYLQIADAVISDIQSGRLSSGDALPGSRNLAEMLHVNRNTIVEALHVLLNEEWIVSKERKGTFVAGTLPVFSRQRKTEITTPDQSLPKQHYRIIFDDGYPDSKIAPVTELARGYRQIFNRSARWQMMGYGCEFGHADFIEAIVQMLNHQRGMQISSSSVCVTRGSQMAMYLAAHCICSKGDFVLVENPGYQPAWKAFEMAGATLLPVRVDKDGLVTSDVIDHLKTHPNIKAIYTTPHHQYPTTVTLSLQRRLELIRLSNAHGFTIIEDDYDNEFHFGYRPVLPVSSFAQLQNFVYIGTMSKVVAPALRIGYLVSHDASLISKVGELRKIIDVQGDSIMEQAVLQLIHDGTIKRHIKKATSYYKAKRDYTVSLLNAYLKEKADYTVPEGGLAIWIQPKQTQNWRQIKDMMAASGVKILPPENYSNAPSVNGIRLGYGSLSEKDLKEGIVLLAKHLTFT from the coding sequence ATGCTTAGACCCTGGAAATTGGAAATCCGGATTGATCATAAGTCACAAAAGCCCGTTTATCTGCAAATCGCGGATGCTGTCATTTCAGATATTCAATCTGGAAGACTTAGTAGCGGTGATGCTTTGCCGGGAAGCCGCAACCTGGCCGAAATGTTGCATGTGAACCGGAATACGATTGTAGAAGCATTGCATGTGCTGCTTAACGAAGAATGGATTGTATCCAAAGAACGGAAAGGGACATTTGTTGCCGGCACACTGCCAGTGTTCAGCAGGCAGCGTAAGACAGAAATCACCACACCGGATCAAAGCCTACCCAAGCAACATTACAGGATCATTTTTGATGATGGTTATCCCGATAGCAAAATTGCGCCCGTGACCGAGCTGGCGCGTGGATACCGGCAGATTTTCAACCGGAGTGCACGATGGCAAATGATGGGTTACGGCTGCGAATTCGGTCATGCGGATTTCATCGAAGCCATTGTACAAATGCTGAACCATCAACGGGGTATGCAAATCAGCAGCAGTTCCGTTTGCGTGACGCGTGGCAGCCAGATGGCGATGTATCTCGCTGCCCATTGTATTTGTTCAAAAGGCGATTTTGTCCTGGTCGAAAATCCGGGTTACCAGCCTGCCTGGAAAGCATTTGAAATGGCTGGTGCCACCTTGCTGCCTGTACGGGTCGATAAGGACGGTTTGGTTACCAGCGATGTGATTGATCATTTGAAGACCCACCCGAACATAAAGGCCATTTACACAACACCTCATCACCAATATCCGACCACGGTAACATTAAGTCTGCAACGAAGGCTTGAACTGATTCGCTTGTCCAACGCTCATGGATTTACCATCATTGAGGACGATTACGACAACGAATTTCATTTCGGGTATCGCCCGGTGCTTCCAGTTTCGAGCTTCGCCCAGCTACAAAATTTTGTGTACATCGGCACGATGAGCAAAGTTGTTGCGCCTGCCTTGCGCATTGGCTATCTGGTTAGTCACGATGCTTCGCTGATTTCAAAAGTGGGTGAGCTGCGCAAAATTATTGATGTTCAGGGTGATAGTATTATGGAACAGGCCGTTTTACAGCTGATCCATGACGGAACGATAAAACGCCACATTAAAAAAGCGACAAGCTATTACAAAGCAAAGCGCGACTACACGGTTTCGTTGCTGAATGCTTATCTAAAAGAGAAGGCTGACTATACAGTTCCGGAAGGCGGTCTGGCGATTTGGATACAACCAAAGCAAACGCAAAACTGGCGGCAGATTAAAGACATGATGGCCGCAAGTGGCGTTAAAATACTCCCACCGGAAAATTATAGCAACGCCCCATCGGTCAACGGCATCAGGCTGGGTTACGGATCACTTTCCGAAAAGGACTTAAAAGAAGGAATTGTGCTCTTAGCCAAACACTTGACTTTTACTTGA
- a CDS encoding phosphoribosylanthranilate isomerase: MKRPRVKICCISSVAEAMLAIEYGAAALGLVGHMPSGPGIISVELIKQIAEKVPPPIATFLLTSETKPQDIIAHYKKANTTTIQIVDELEKREYDALRKELPNVKLVQVIHVTDESAIKEAVEISTYVDAILLDSGNPNLTVKELGGTGRIHNWEISRRIRQSIKIPLFLAGGINKDNVRQAIEVVQPFGLDLCSSVRTDGKLDPEKLRDFFNAVEL, translated from the coding sequence ATGAAAAGACCAAGAGTAAAGATTTGTTGCATAAGCAGTGTTGCCGAAGCAATGCTCGCTATTGAATATGGTGCGGCGGCATTGGGTCTGGTGGGGCATATGCCAAGCGGACCGGGTATAATTAGTGTTGAGCTCATCAAACAAATTGCTGAAAAAGTCCCCCCTCCTATTGCTACTTTCCTGTTAACAAGTGAGACAAAGCCGCAAGATATTATTGCCCATTATAAAAAAGCAAACACAACAACTATTCAAATTGTTGACGAGCTGGAAAAACGGGAATATGACGCACTTCGCAAGGAATTGCCAAATGTTAAACTCGTACAGGTCATCCATGTTACGGATGAAAGCGCAATAAAGGAAGCAGTTGAAATTTCAACATATGTCGACGCAATTCTGCTCGACAGCGGCAACCCAAACTTAACGGTTAAAGAGTTAGGCGGAACCGGGCGAATCCACAATTGGGAAATAAGCAGACGAATCAGGCAATCAATAAAAATACCTTTATTTCTCGCGGGCGGAATAAACAAAGACAATGTCAGACAAGCCATTGAAGTGGTTCAACCTTTTGGGCTTGACCTTTGCAGCAGCGTTCGTACCGATGGAAAACTGGACCCGGAAAAACTCAGAGATTTCTTTAATGCAGTCGAATTATGA
- the ygiD gene encoding 4,5-DOPA-extradiol-dioxygenase yields MTTLTAFKHFTNELPDQQRPMPVLFIGHGSPMNGIEDTAFSRRWTQMAKEIPTPAAVLVVSAHWFTNGTKITAMDFPETIHDFGGFSPALFAVQYPAPGNPALAKEAAGLIRSAKVELNHDWGLDHGTWTVVRHMYPEAEIPVLQLSIDYTKGPQYHYDLARELMALRKKGVLIIGSGNMVHNLRMVAWDKLSVQGYGYDWALQINEQFKTLIQENDHKPLINYSQLGREAALAIPTPEHYLPLMYTLGLKAGKEPVSFFNDQAVGGSLTMTSVKIG; encoded by the coding sequence ATGACAACATTAACAGCATTCAAACATTTTACAAATGAGCTTCCAGACCAGCAGCGACCAATGCCGGTCCTGTTTATAGGCCACGGCTCACCGATGAACGGCATTGAAGACACTGCGTTTAGCAGAAGGTGGACACAAATGGCCAAGGAAATCCCTACGCCAGCTGCCGTGCTGGTGGTATCGGCGCACTGGTTTACCAATGGCACTAAGATCACAGCGATGGATTTTCCGGAAACAATCCATGATTTTGGTGGATTTTCGCCGGCACTTTTTGCCGTGCAATATCCTGCACCGGGCAATCCAGCATTAGCCAAAGAAGCTGCCGGGCTCATTCGTTCCGCAAAAGTGGAGCTTAATCATGACTGGGGACTTGACCATGGCACCTGGACGGTGGTAAGACATATGTATCCGGAGGCCGAAATTCCCGTGCTTCAACTGAGCATTGATTATACCAAAGGGCCTCAATACCATTACGATCTGGCAAGGGAACTAATGGCGCTGCGAAAAAAAGGAGTGCTGATCATTGGCAGCGGAAATATGGTGCACAATCTGAGAATGGTAGCCTGGGACAAGCTTAGCGTGCAGGGTTATGGATACGACTGGGCGTTGCAAATCAATGAGCAATTTAAAACCCTGATCCAGGAAAATGACCACAAGCCACTGATCAATTACAGTCAGTTGGGAAGGGAGGCCGCACTGGCCATACCAACACCGGAGCATTACCTTCCTCTGATGTATACATTGGGCTTAAAGGCGGGAAAGGAACCTGTTTCCTTTTTCAACGATCAGGCTGTTGGCGGTTCACTGACAATGACGTCTGTTAAAATTGGGTAG
- a CDS encoding GNAT family N-acetyltransferase, whose translation MLQSIKLSLIPMKLHHLQLLAESREKLEKHLTLNPSELELSDPDFLKEFNESITSYLLPQVAAHPDTFEWYTNWLIVEKKTQVIIGGIGVSGLPDESAQTMMGYFVDKNFEGKGVATQAVKLLTRWLFQNENLQSIIADIPSGHVGSQRVLEKANFEFSGSIEDGHRWTLSKAQIH comes from the coding sequence ATGTTACAATCAATTAAATTATCCCTGATCCCTATGAAGTTGCATCATTTGCAACTATTGGCTGAAAGCAGGGAAAAACTCGAAAAACACTTAACCCTCAATCCGTCAGAGCTAGAACTTAGCGACCCGGATTTTCTTAAAGAGTTCAACGAGAGCATCACATCCTATTTATTACCGCAGGTAGCTGCTCATCCGGACACTTTTGAATGGTATACGAACTGGCTTATTGTTGAGAAAAAAACGCAGGTTATCATTGGCGGTATTGGTGTCTCCGGCTTACCTGATGAATCCGCTCAAACAATGATGGGGTATTTCGTTGATAAGAATTTTGAAGGAAAAGGGGTTGCAACCCAGGCTGTCAAATTGCTGACGCGCTGGCTATTTCAGAATGAAAATTTGCAATCCATTATAGCCGATATACCTTCGGGACATGTAGGTTCTCAAAGGGTTTTGGAAAAGGCTAACTTCGAATTTAGCGGTTCAATCGAAGACGGACACCGATGGACATTAAGTAAAGCGCAAATACATTGA
- a CDS encoding M12 family metallopeptidase, whose amino-acid sequence MKTILFASRSCIVIAMLIFSSCSELREEEVLSTAPKTGPEKYIPELAYPGITGIEKKGKLFGEEITYHQINGEAVFEGDIILSKEQLNEEAGLRNQAAGVPSKARRWTNGIVPYTIDKSLTNASDIYKAMIHIEYYTPIRFVQRSNQNNYVTFKNSHGFSSSIGMSGGQQFVNLGLAFNYGSVLHEICHTLGLFHEHNRDDRDQTITVHYGYPGCRLTQGLLHRSKPSLRQRS is encoded by the coding sequence ATGAAGACCATTCTATTTGCCAGCAGGTCATGTATCGTTATTGCTATGCTCATTTTCAGCTCCTGTTCAGAGCTTAGGGAAGAAGAAGTTTTGAGTACAGCACCCAAAACCGGGCCCGAGAAATATATTCCCGAACTTGCCTACCCAGGCATAACTGGTATAGAAAAGAAAGGTAAATTGTTTGGAGAAGAGATTACCTATCATCAGATCAACGGAGAGGCGGTATTTGAAGGAGACATCATTTTGTCAAAAGAACAGCTCAATGAGGAAGCTGGTTTACGGAACCAAGCCGCCGGCGTTCCATCCAAAGCGCGGCGCTGGACGAATGGAATCGTTCCTTATACCATTGACAAATCACTTACAAACGCATCTGATATTTATAAGGCGATGATCCATATCGAGTATTACACGCCCATTCGGTTTGTTCAACGCTCTAATCAAAATAACTATGTGACGTTCAAAAACAGCCATGGATTTTCTTCTTCTATCGGCATGAGCGGTGGGCAACAATTCGTTAATCTTGGTCTTGCATTCAATTATGGGAGCGTGCTGCATGAGATCTGTCACACGTTAGGCCTATTTCATGAGCATAATCGCGACGACCGTGACCAAACAATTACTGTTCATTACGGATATCCCGGGTGTCGCCTGACACAGGGGTTGCTACACAGATCAAAGCCGTCACTGAGGCAAAGGAGCTAG
- a CDS encoding AraC family transcriptional regulator, translating into MKSFAILPDAAFEDQIDCLFSNYAERYSLSEMAAPMLNNELFFSLGDQFRIGNQVFNKGQQTSVEFYRNHPFAQPVESKGEHFTFGVIFKPWALTLMERCGTQDLRRVPIPVKINIVKSLFINEFGQEDNQPMPEYLHNIFRFIANKITFRAPGDTIKAILEELEGVRTLGKPINSIIDRAGISHKSVIASFRNHIGVTPLRFVHHHAVLKTLPDLQAGIIPIAQIAVDNGFYDQSHFNRVFKSFMLISPGIYRQSYFEGKFRPIIA; encoded by the coding sequence ATGAAATCATTCGCTATTTTACCAGATGCTGCGTTCGAAGATCAGATTGATTGCCTGTTCTCAAATTACGCAGAGCGATATTCACTTAGTGAAATGGCGGCCCCGATGCTAAATAACGAACTGTTTTTTTCCTTGGGAGATCAGTTTAGGATAGGTAATCAAGTCTTCAATAAAGGGCAGCAAACCTCTGTCGAATTTTACCGCAACCACCCCTTTGCCCAGCCCGTCGAATCAAAGGGAGAGCACTTCACATTTGGTGTGATATTTAAACCGTGGGCATTGACGTTAATGGAGCGCTGTGGAACCCAAGACTTGCGCCGTGTGCCAATTCCCGTAAAGATAAACATTGTCAAAAGTTTGTTTATCAACGAGTTTGGGCAAGAGGACAACCAGCCTATGCCAGAATATTTGCACAACATATTTAGATTTATTGCTAATAAAATTACGTTTAGAGCGCCTGGTGACACAATAAAGGCAATTCTAGAAGAGCTCGAAGGAGTGCGCACATTAGGCAAGCCCATCAATAGTATCATTGATCGCGCGGGCATATCTCACAAGTCTGTCATCGCTAGTTTTAGAAACCACATTGGCGTTACGCCGTTAAGGTTTGTCCATCATCATGCAGTGTTAAAAACACTTCCCGATTTACAGGCAGGAATCATACCGATTGCCCAAATTGCCGTCGACAATGGCTTCTATGACCAATCACATTTCAACAGGGTATTTAAATCGTTTATGCTTATATCTCCGGGGATATATCGACAAAGCTATTTCGAGGGTAAATTTCGTCCTATCATAGCATAA
- a CDS encoding cupin domain-containing protein — translation MDTFSSKDFHQTFARPQFQKPAYLIHKNVENAGEHNQFSTERKHPVFFVDLPSKNVSMTIGGLLPGQLTNRHRHTYETVLYVLEGKGFTEIEGEKVEWEKGDALYIPSWAWHRHQNLSDALPAKYIACENAPQLQNLGVALREEEGRDL, via the coding sequence ATGGATACGTTCAGTTCAAAAGATTTTCATCAGACATTTGCACGGCCACAGTTTCAAAAACCGGCCTATCTGATCCATAAGAATGTGGAAAACGCCGGAGAGCACAACCAGTTCTCAACAGAGCGCAAGCATCCTGTTTTCTTCGTGGATCTGCCCAGCAAAAATGTGAGCATGACCATCGGCGGCTTGTTACCAGGCCAGCTGACCAACAGGCACCGGCATACTTACGAAACGGTGCTATATGTTCTGGAAGGCAAAGGATTTACGGAAATCGAGGGTGAAAAAGTGGAATGGGAGAAGGGAGATGCCCTTTACATTCCTTCCTGGGCATGGCACAGACATCAAAACCTGAGTGATGCACTGCCGGCAAAATACATTGCCTGCGAAAACGCGCCCCAGCTTCAAAATCTGGGCGTTGCACTTCGCGAAGAAGAAGGAAGAGATCTTTAA
- a CDS encoding alpha/beta fold hydrolase — protein sequence MKLFTKIFMICTIIGLISCTEKDAQPHEDATLFLRHKGANMPIWVKGNRQPNKIVLFVHGGPGDCAMCYRYYLKDLEDDLMMAYWDQRVAGASSGKVDPATLRYAQFGEDMELVVNLLKKQYPNAQVYLLAHSFGVELAWQYLTTGDNQKQVAGAMMVNGMFSYYRWLYQVREWALKRAKEKGNKEAEDFLTANPVTPQNTGTVNWEGIYRWMHKLDGNPVSLYSDKKYVINYAFASPNTALAQFTHSKAYGYYGDIESRTFEKGNLLQNVRIPVGLFWGKKDGIVPFEIGLESKDLLKNTQVSQVTFEQSWHEPFITETAEFASAVRAFVGQK from the coding sequence ATGAAATTATTTACAAAAATATTCATGATCTGCACCATTATCGGGCTGATCAGTTGCACGGAAAAAGATGCGCAGCCGCATGAAGACGCCACGCTTTTCCTACGACATAAAGGTGCGAATATGCCAATCTGGGTCAAAGGAAACAGGCAGCCTAATAAGATTGTACTCTTCGTACATGGCGGCCCGGGTGACTGCGCAATGTGTTACCGATATTATCTGAAAGACCTCGAAGACGATTTAATGATGGCGTATTGGGACCAGCGTGTGGCCGGTGCATCTTCCGGCAAAGTTGATCCTGCAACATTGCGTTACGCGCAGTTTGGGGAAGATATGGAGCTGGTTGTAAACTTGTTGAAAAAGCAATATCCGAATGCGCAGGTGTATCTGCTCGCACATAGTTTTGGCGTGGAGCTTGCCTGGCAATATCTGACGACAGGCGATAACCAGAAGCAGGTTGCCGGTGCAATGATGGTCAATGGCATGTTCTCTTATTACCGATGGCTTTACCAGGTTCGGGAATGGGCATTAAAGCGCGCAAAAGAAAAAGGCAACAAAGAGGCCGAAGATTTCCTTACAGCCAATCCTGTCACGCCGCAAAATACCGGAACAGTAAATTGGGAAGGCATTTACCGCTGGATGCACAAGCTGGATGGCAACCCAGTTTCGCTGTATTCAGACAAAAAATATGTGATCAATTACGCCTTTGCCTCGCCCAATACTGCGCTCGCCCAATTCACCCACAGCAAAGCCTATGGCTACTACGGCGACATTGAAAGCCGCACATTCGAGAAGGGAAATTTGTTACAAAATGTGCGAATTCCAGTCGGCCTTTTCTGGGGTAAAAAAGATGGGATTGTGCCATTTGAAATCGGATTGGAAAGCAAAGATCTATTGAAAAACACCCAGGTAAGCCAGGTAACATTTGAGCAGTCCTGGCATGAGCCCTTCATTACTGAAACTGCTGAGTTTGCAAGTGCAGTGCGGGCGTTTGTCGGGCAGAAGTGA